From the genome of Mucilaginibacter paludis DSM 18603:
TATCCTAACATCTTTACCGTTAAACTATCTCCAGGGCCTGGAATATTTGCTTCATTGAAAATTGCGCACCACATACAAACTCATCTGCCGCGCCATAATAAATGGTGATGGTATCGCCGTTAACTATATGCCCGTTAGTAAATACCACATGCCAAAAAAAGCCTGTCAGCTCGTAACTTTCCGTTGGCACCATAATCGGATCAACGGTACGGGCAATTACTACCGAAGGTTCGTCAAGACTCAGCAAAAAAGCGCCGAGGCAATATTGATGCTCGTAATTGGCACCATGATAAATTTCGAGCCATCCTTTTTCGGTTTTAATGGGCGCCGCACCCGCCCCCACCCTGGCGCTATCCCAGCTATTTAAACGGGTTTTAATAAGGCACTGGTGGTTGCCCCAGTGGATACCATCCGGCGATTGTGCCAGCCAGATGTAATTGCCGCCAATATCAACACTGCTGGGCCGGTGAAGGGCATAATACATTCCGTTAATCTTCTCCTCAAAAATGGCACAGTCCTTATTGTGAGGAGGCAATATCATGCCAAGCGATTCAAAGTTCTTCCAATCGGTAGTGGTGCGTAAACCAACCCCCACCCCGCTGGCCGATACTGCTGTAAAGGTGAGATAATATTTATTGTCCAAATGAGCTACGCGGCAATCTTC
Proteins encoded in this window:
- a CDS encoding glycoside hydrolase family 130 protein, coding for MKDIARRFPENPILSPSDLKPSMDGLHIACLLNPGVFQFENKTWLLVRVAERPEQSDAVISFPVLTETGTTEIMEIALDDPDVVTTDPRVIRYRGVDYLTTLSHLRLLCSDDGIKFYQPEGYPPLFGIGALQTFGIEDCRVAHLDNKYYLTFTAVSASGVGVGLRTTTDWKNFESLGMILPPHNKDCAIFEEKINGMYYALHRPSSVDIGGNYIWLAQSPDGIHWGNHQCLIKTRLNSWDSARVGAGAAPIKTEKGWLEIYHGANYEHQYCLGAFLLSLDEPSVVIARTVDPIMVPTESYELTGFFWHVVFTNGHIVNGDTITIYYGAADEFVCGAQFSMKQIFQALEIV